CCCTGGTCTATAACCCCGGTCTGATTCCCGGCCTGGCCCCGGCGCAGACGGGCGACGATAAGGGGCCGCAGACCGGGCCGACGCCCGAGCAGCTGGCGCGCGAGGTCGAACTGGCCAGGAAACAGGCCGACCTTGCGGCCCTGGAGCGGGAACTGACCGCCCGGGAGGCGGCGGTGCAGGCGAAGGAGGCCGAAGTGGACCAGACCCTGCAAGGACCGGGGGGAACGGAGCAGCAGAACGGGGGGACGGAGCGGAAGGCCGCGGACCTGACGCGCACCGCCCGGCTCCTGTCCGAGATGCCCCCATACAGAGCCGCACCGCTGCTGGCCGGGTTGGATAACAGCACGGCAGTTTCGATCCTGCGGCTGATGACCACCGACGATGCGGCAACGATCCTGGCCGCCATGGAGGCCGGTCGGGCAGCGGAGCTGCTTGAAGCATACGCAGAGGAGGCTGAGCGATGACGGCACCCGTGGTAGGCCCGGGCGGAGCCTCGCCGCCCAGCGTGACCGGAGCAAGGGGCGCCAGGCGCAGTGAGGAGGCCGCCCAGGCGGACGGAGCCTTCGCGGCCCTGCTGGCTGCCCTGGCTCCTGCGGTGAACCAGCCGGCCGGCGGTGCAGCACCGGCCGCTGAGGGCAGCCTGCCCGTGAGCTTCCCGATCCTGTTGGAGAGCGGCGGGGCCGGACAGCCACCGGCCCTGGCGGAGCAACTCCTGGGGCGCACGGTCCCCGATGCGGGGATGGGACCGGCCACCCCGCAGCTCGGCGACGAGTCCCCCGGGCCGTTGGAAGTCCCGGTGCCGTCCACGCCGATCCCGGATGAGCCGGTATCGGTGGCGACGGCGCAGGGCCAGGCCCTGCCCGGTGAAAGCGCACCGACAGATGGAGCCGACGCCGCCCGCACTCCCGTGCAATTCACCCCGCCCGCCCGGGTTGCAGGGGCGGGGCCGGAAGGCCGCAGCCTGACGGACATCCGGGCGGTACAGGCGGAGCCCGCGGACGGTTCCGGGGCGGACGTGGCGCCGGACCCGGCAGCGGATGTTCAGGGCCTGTCAGGCGAGGCCCAGGCCGGGCCTCCAGCGGCGCCGGTGGGCGGTGAGCCGGCCGAGGCCGGGGTGGAGGATGGCACGGGTCAGTCGCCGGAGCTCCAGGCCGGGGCCAATGAGGCCTTACTCTCCGGCGATGCAGCCGAGCCCGATGTCGCGGCGGGCGTGCGGCCCTCCACCCCCACGGATCCGGCCGGGGAAGCCGCACCGGCGGCGGAAGCCTCCCAGGCCAGGGGGCTGGAACGGCTGACGGCCGGCCGCCTTCAGGTGCAGCAGGTGGTGGAGGAGTTCACCAAGGCCGTGCGCGAGTTGCCCGACGGTCAGTACCGGCTCACCCTGCGGCTCCACCCTGAGCACCTGGGCGAGGTACGGCTGGAGCTGCACATGAGCGGGCGGGAGGTTCACGCCGCGCTGGAGGTGGCCAACCCCGATGCCCGGCAGGCCCTGGAGAGCGGGGGCGAGCAGCTGCGGCAGAGCCTGAGCGACGCCGGGTACAACCTCGCCGGATTCGAGGTGGCCACGGGCGAGGGGCGGCAGCCCCGGAGGGGTCCCGAGGAGGAGCCCGACCGGTTGCCGCAGTTCACGGGACGCAGTCGCCTGCAGGCGAAGGGCACCCCCACGGCGGCGATCGGCCGGGTGCGGTCTCCCGGTTCCCGGGGCGGGCGGCTGGACACGATGGCATAGGAGGCGGTAGGCGATGACCGTGAACGGAGTCAACGGCACACAGGCGAGCGCGGCCTCCGGCGCCATGGAGACGACCCGCACCGGCAGGGCCGACCAGCTGGGCAAGATGGATTTCCTCAACCTGCTGGTCACCCAGCTGCGCTACCAGGATCCGCTGAATCCGGTTGACGACCGGGAGTTCCTGGCTCAGCTCGCCCAGTTCTCGGCGCTGGAGCAGATGACGGAGAACACCCGCTGGGCGCAGATGAGCTACGGGCTGAGCCTGGTCGGCAACGCGATCCAGTACTGGACGGACGCCGGAACCGTGGAAGAAGGCATCGTGAAGTCCCTGTTCATGGACGGCGGTGAGCCGCTGCTCATCGTGGGGAACCGTGGGGTCCGGCTGGGACAGGTGATCCAGGCGGCCCCGGCCCCAAGCGGGGACGAAGACGACAGCGACAGCGAGTAGGGGAGGTCATCAG
The DNA window shown above is from Symbiobacterium terraclitae and carries:
- a CDS encoding flagellar hook capping FlgD N-terminal domain-containing protein; amino-acid sequence: MTVNGVNGTQASAASGAMETTRTGRADQLGKMDFLNLLVTQLRYQDPLNPVDDREFLAQLAQFSALEQMTENTRWAQMSYGLSLVGNAIQYWTDAGTVEEGIVKSLFMDGGEPLLIVGNRGVRLGQVIQAAPAPSGDEDDSDSE
- a CDS encoding flagellar hook-length control protein FliK, whose amino-acid sequence is MTAPVVGPGGASPPSVTGARGARRSEEAAQADGAFAALLAALAPAVNQPAGGAAPAAEGSLPVSFPILLESGGAGQPPALAEQLLGRTVPDAGMGPATPQLGDESPGPLEVPVPSTPIPDEPVSVATAQGQALPGESAPTDGADAARTPVQFTPPARVAGAGPEGRSLTDIRAVQAEPADGSGADVAPDPAADVQGLSGEAQAGPPAAPVGGEPAEAGVEDGTGQSPELQAGANEALLSGDAAEPDVAAGVRPSTPTDPAGEAAPAAEASQARGLERLTAGRLQVQQVVEEFTKAVRELPDGQYRLTLRLHPEHLGEVRLELHMSGREVHAALEVANPDARQALESGGEQLRQSLSDAGYNLAGFEVATGEGRQPRRGPEEEPDRLPQFTGRSRLQAKGTPTAAIGRVRSPGSRGGRLDTMA
- a CDS encoding MotE family protein; the encoded protein is MSAAAPQPAPAPEEEAAPKKKRWRLFRRRKAQEEPAEEQKPRRRWFRRDTPRQPRPKRPPSIAFYLTLFAVITGVLAIALVYNPGLIPGLAPAQTGDDKGPQTGPTPEQLAREVELARKQADLAALERELTAREAAVQAKEAEVDQTLQGPGGTEQQNGGTERKAADLTRTARLLSEMPPYRAAPLLAGLDNSTAVSILRLMTTDDAATILAAMEAGRAAELLEAYAEEAER